Genomic segment of Paenibacillus polymyxa:
ACTCAAAAAGCCTGGTCGAAGTCCACGAATACAAAAGCAGCAGGTCGCAATAGGCAGCCTGGCCCCCTACGCCAAGCATTATATGCCATGCATACAGCTCGTTTGGAAGATGGTCGCCCATTGGGTGAGTTACTTCGTCAGGCGATTACTTCCTCCCTACGCCTTATTATTGTCGTAGGAGGGCTAGTTGTATTCTTCTGCGTCATTTTAGAAGCTTTGACGAACTCCGGTTTAATGAGCGGGCTTCATCTGCTTACGGCAAGCCTATTGACTGCATGTGGTCTTCCTCCTACGTTAACGGAGTCCATCGTGGGTGGTATTTTCGAAGTCACTTTAGGAGCGCAAGCCGCTGGTGAAGCCACGGCAGCAGCGTTACCATTCAAGGTAGCCGCAGCCGCTTTTGTTCTCTCCTGGGGCGGGCTGTCGGTTCATGCGCAGGTTGCAAGTATTTTAAATATGACAAATCTCCGCTATATGCCATTTTTGTTGGCCCGGGCTGCACATGGCATCATCTCAGCACTGCTAGCTCTCGTGTTATGGCGGCCTCTGATGGGACAGGGAAGCTCTCCCGTCTTTTCTCCAATATACGACATCGCGTGGTCTCCTGGCTTCTCGTCCGCCATGCTGTTGCAAAGTCTGCTAGTTCTTGCCTTTATACTGGCTGGAATGCTTAGTCTCTCATGGTTGAGTGTGGGTACAAGTCGCTTATACGTACGTTTGAGAAGAACACACAGGCAATGAACGATTGTGTTCTTGCTCATAATTGATTATGATCGATATATACCCATGACAAAGGAGCTTTTCATCTTGAGATATTATGTTCTGGATCGCGGGGATCAGCACTCCATGGACTTGAGTCAGCAATTTCACCGTCTTGCCCAAGAAAAGAATTTCAAGCTGGATGCCGAATCGCCGGAAATCGTCGTGTCTATTGGAGGCGATGGTACGATGCTTCATGCGTTTCATACCTTCATCGACCGCATTCCGGATATTGCCTTTGTTGGTGTACATACCGGTCATCTGGGCTTTTATGCTGATTGGCGTGCGGACGAGCTGGAGGAGCTAATCCACCTGATGAGCCAAAGCGGATCTGAGGGACCGCTTAACCCGAGAATCGTTAAGTATCCACTGATTGAGTTGGAAATTCACAAGAAGTCAGGCAATGCTTCTTTTATTGCCTTGAATGAGTTTACGTTAAAAGGGGTGGATGGCACTGTCGTTGCCCAAGTAGATATTAACGATATCACCTTTGAAATGTTTCGCGGTGACGGTATATGTGTTTCTACCCCCTCAGGAACGACCGCCTATAATAAAGCACTTGGCGGAGCTATGGTTCACCCCACCATTGAAGCATTGCAATTGACTGAGATCGCTTCCATTAATAACCGCGTCTATCGGACACTGGGATCGCCATTGCTACTGCCCAAACACCATCATTGTGATATTTTTTCACGGAAAGATCAGCGTCTTTTATTGACAGTAGATCACCTGAACTTTCCTGTCGATGACTTAATCTCTGTTCGATGTCAGGTCGCAAGTCAGAAGATCAGCTTCGCTCGTTACCGTCCTTTCCCATTTTGGGATCGAGTACGCAACGCTTTTCTTAATTAGAACCTATAAAAGAGCCGACTCTGGCTCTTTTTTTACAAACAAAACGGTTCCTGAAAATTCAGGAACCGTTTTGTTGTGGAGCTGTAAATGTTTTATTCTTTTTACTACCCTCAGCTCTTTCGGCTTTAGCAGCTGGCTGGGTCTGACGCTGGCCCTCAGGCTCACGAGAGACACGAACTTGCCGTCCCTCCCGATTTTCCTTTGATTGGCGCTCATAGCGTGGTCCACGCGATTCCTTTTTATCGAAACTTCCCTGCTGATTGCGCTGTCTACGTGGTTCACGGGTTTGCTGCCCTTCACCCGGATTCCGTCCATCTTTTGCTTCACGTCTTTCTCTGGATGGACGACTTTCGCGAGCTTCACGTGGCTGTCGTTCACGTACTTCCTGGGCATCCTTCGGTTCCCGACGTTGCAACTCACGTGGTTCTCGGGATTCTCGAGGCTGCTCCACTCGCGATTCCTCTGTAGCTGAGGAGTCCTGCTGTGGTTGCGGCCACTCCTGTTCTCCAGCTGTATGTTGCAATACTTCTTGCTGCTCTTCGGGTTCTAACGTTCCCGCTTGTTCCCTTTGAGCATCTACCAACTGCTGAATATCTGGAGCAATGATTTCATCATTGACGCCGTTTTTATTAACCACTTCACGGCTTTTTTGCAACACAAAATAGGCACAGCCAAAATTGCAGTATTCATTAATGTAATCGTCCAGTACCACTATAGATGTATCCTTATTTGCTTTGGGATGACCGTCTCGATAAAAGCCCTTCAGACGTAGCTGATTGTAACCCCAATCACCAATAATGTAATCATAGCGATCCAGCACTTCACTATACCGATCACGAAACGCTTCGGGATTCCACCCGTTCTTGTGATCCTGCAACAATTCATAGTTTTTACCACCGATTTGAAACAAGCTATTCTGACCGCCTTTCCCGGATCAAGCCTGCGAAAGGGCGCCTTCTTCCTTATGCTGAGCGGCTGACTTCACCTGCTCATGCGCTTGGTAGGAGCTGCGGACCAACGGTCCAGATTCAACGTGGCTGAATCCCCGCTGTAATCCCTCTTCCTTTAACTTCGCAAAATCTTCCGGTGGATAATATTTTTGCACATATAAATGTTTCTCGGACGGCTGCAAATATTGACCAATTGTCAGAATGTCACAATCGACTTTACGCAGATCATCCATGGCTTGTAAGATCTCGTCCCACTCTTCTCCGACACCTAGCATGATGCTTGATTTCGTTGGAATAGCCGGATTTAATTGCTTCGCATGTTGAAGCAGCTCCAGAGAGCGACGGTATTTCGCTTTAGCCCGAACCTTGTCGGACATACGCTCCACCGTTTCAATATTATGATTCAGAATATCTGGTTTGGCATCCATGACGATTCGCAGCGATTCAATATCGCCCATAAAATCGGGAATCAATACTTCTACACTGCAAAGAGGTAATCGGCGGCGAATCGCACGAACCGTTTCTGCAAATATAGTAGCGCCCCCATCTTTCAAATCGTCGCGAGCCACACTGGTAACGACACAGTGCTTCAAATTCATGTTTTCAGCCGCTTCCGCGACGCGTTCAGGCTCCTGCAAGTCCAGTTCCGTAGGCATTCCCGTATTTACTGCGCAAAAACGACACGCACGCGTACAAATATCACCCAAAATCATAAATGTAGCTGTCCTATTGGCCCAGCATTCATATATATTAGGGCATCGTGCCTCCTCACATACGGTATGTAATGTCTTGGAACGCATCATGCTCTTGATTTCCTGATAGTTATCGCCTGTCGTAAGTTTAATACGAATCCAGTCGGGCTTAGCTTCCTTTACTTTTCTAGACAATGGCATAGACCTTCTTTCTGATAAGCTTAAGCTGTCATTGCCATACATTATAACATGAAAGCCATGGAAAAACCTCCATTCATTGTTCCCTTTTTGATATGACATTGATGCCGGAAAAAGTAAACTCTTTACATGGATAAAAGCGGCGGATATGGCTCAATCTAAACAAAAGCGCCCTATTCACGCTATTGTATACGGGCCTAGAATTTATCGGGCGATTAAGCCCTTCTATAGGAGGTCGGTTCACGTGCCTTACCCTACGCGGACAGCCCGAGCTGTTCGTCTGTTATCGCTGCTGTTATGTGCTACTACACTGACAGCGGCCTGTCCGCTTCCTGCCCATGCCTTTGCCAATCACTTACAGTCCTCGTCCGCCGAAAGCAGCCTGACCGCAAATGTAGATGCTTCACATGCTCAGTCTTCGTTGTATACGTCCAGGCTGGCTTTATATCATTCCATCGAAGCCCTGACTGGAGTTCCTTGGTACAGACTGGCCGCTATCGACCAGTATGAACGCACACTTACGGTGGCCCATCCCAAGGATCGGAAGCATGCGGAACGAATCATAGGTATTTTCATCACGGGACCAGTCTGGTCCGGCATGATGAACCCTGATTCGGAGGATCAAAATCCGCGTTCCATTGAACTATTTTCCGGGCTGGGACAAGACGGTTCGGGTGATGGAATCGCTGACCGTAATAATGACAAGGATCTGCTGTTCAGCATCGCATCTTATCTCGGAAAGTATGGAAACAACGAGGATGAATTTGGTATTGCCGTTTGGGAATATTACCATAACAGCCGCGCAGTTCAAAGAGTTCAGCAGTTTGCTAAGCTGTATCGGACGTATGGCAAGCTGGATCTGGTCAGTCAAGCTTTCCCCCTTCCTTTAGGCAGCATTTATAGCTACCGCAGCACATGGGGAAGCCGTCGCAGCTGGGGCGGCTACCGGATACATGAAGGAACTGATCTGTTTGCTGGCTATGGAGTTCCAGTTCGCAGTACCTGCTACGGTGTAGTTGAAATGAAGGGCTGGAATCCCTTCGGCGGATGGCGAATCGGAATCCGAGATCTCAACAACCGCTATCACTACTATGCGCATCTTTCCGGCTTTGACAAAACCGTCCACAACGGAGACATCGTTACACCCGGCCAGACGGTTGGCTGGGTCGGAAGCTCGGGCTATGGAAAACCCGGTACCCAAGGCAAGTTTCCACCGCATCTGCACTATGGTATATATCGGGACAATGGTTGGGCAGATTGGTCCTTTGACCCGTATCCGTTATTAAGACAGTGGGAGCAGTCCGAACGCAAAGCGCTCAAAACAGGAAAAACAAAAGGGACCTCCTCATAGGGGCCCTTTTGTTTTTCCTAGGCAGCTCGCGTCATTCCCTCCGCTCTATGGCGTTGGGGACTGGCTAGAGGTGTTTTGGTTTTCCTGTGCCTCTGGAACACTTACTGTGCTGGGATCTATAGCGCCGCTACTCTCTATGGAATGGGGAGGCAACGCCAACTGCGGAGCGGCTGCACCATTTTTACCCACTGGTTTACCCTGATTGTCATAGTAGTACATCGGAACGTTGCCTACCACTAATAAATAAGAAACCGGAATTTCCGTCTCCACAATCTGAGGTTGCATCTCAAACGGTATAACCACGGACACTTCCGTCGTAATCCGAATGTACACTTCCACCAAGATCATGTTTATGCCCGCATCCTGTTGACGGGTATTTAAATCCACCTTGATTGCTCCATGCGGCTCTACCTTTAGGGGGACCGTTGGTCCATAAGCTGCCAACAGTGGACTGCCCAATGCCTGACCAATCGGAACACTCTCATCAAAATGGCTCATGCTGTCCATCGTTGCCTTGACTGCTTTGAGCGTGTCTGACGTAATTCTCATATGCTCCGCATAATTCAGAACAAAACCGGAGGTTCTCCCTTGTGCATCCGTTCTCCATTCGATCAAATTATCAGCTGTCTTCCCCTGCTCTACCTGTGCTGTAATTGCTGAATTAATAGCCTCCGTCGCCATTTGTTTAACCCGCACTTTTGCCAGGTGCATCATGGGCGGCTTCAAATGCTGCTCCACATAAGCAGCCATCTGTATGATCCCTACCAGCAGCGCCAGTGTCACAATAAAAAAAAACCTACGTCTGCCGCGTCGCCTTCTGTTAGGTGCGCTGTGCCATTGCGGTCTTCTCATCATCCGATCCCCCCGCAGCGTTGAACTTACCCTACAAGGATATGCGAGTTGTACACGAAAAAGAAGCCGCCCGTCCGGCAGCCTCTCTAGGTGGAACAAATATATAATTGCAAATATAAGGTGCACTCATTATTTGAAAATATGGTCAATCTTTTCGATATCAGCCTGACTCAATTGGACATTTAGCGTCTTCAGATTCGCCAGCACCTGCTCCGGCCCCTTCGCCCCTGGAATGAGGGCATCAATCGAATCACGGGTCAAATACCATGCGAGTACAACATGAGCAACCTCTGCATTCAACGCATTGGCAATCTCCCGTACCTGCTCCACTTTGACCAAATTACGAGCAAATGCATCGCCCTGAAACAATGGATTTTTCGCTCTGATGTCCGAGAAGGTCATGTCTTTCGTATACTTACCCCCCAGCAATCCCGAAGCTAGCGGAAAATAAGGCACAAACGAAATGCCATTTTCCTTGGTATAAGGCAGCAGATCCTTCTCGGCTTCCCGTTGAAACAAATTATATTGGGATTGAAGCACATCTACATAACCGTCACTATTCGCATCCTTAAGTTGTTCAATGGAGAAGTTAGATACACCAATGGCCTTGATTTTGCCTTCGTCCTTGAGCTTCTTCAGTTCTCCTACTGCTTCTGCCTTCGGTGTAGCTTCGTCCGGGAAATGGATATAGAACAGATCAATATAATCGGTCTGCAATCTTCTCAGGCTGGATTCGACGGATTCACGTAAAAAAGCAGGCGAGTTGTCAAAAACGACCTCTCCGTTTACAAATTTGTGTGCACCCTTCGTGGCAATAACAGCTTTATCACGCTGACCACGCTCTTTCAATACCTCACCAATCAACCGTTCCGAGTGCTCAGGTCCATAAATAAAAGCCGTATCCAGAAAATTGATGCCGTTATCCAAAGCTGTGCGAACGACTTCTTTGCCCGTTTCATCATTCAAACCGGAAAAGAGATTATGTCCTCCCACTTTATTTGCACCCAAACCGATTGGTTTTACATATAAATCTGTTTTACCAAGACGCACTTGCTCTGCCAATTCACGTCATCTCCTTTTCGAAAGTTACTTCCATTTTATTATTAGATTCCAAAAAAAGCAAAGTGCGTACCTGGCAGTTGTCCTCATCCTTTAATCCCCGTCAAGGCAATCCCTTCCATAAAATACTTCTGTCCTATGGCAAACAGAATAATAGCAGGCAAGACTACAATTAAAGATGCGGCCATCAAAACGCCCCATTGAGCCGAATATATTCCCTGAAACTGCTGTAGCCCAATCGCCAACGTAAATTTGCTCTCATCATTAAGGTAAACCAGCGGCCCCATAAAATCATTCCATGTGTTCAAAAACGTAAACAATCCAATGACCAAAATTGCCGACCTCGACAAAGGCAAAATAATACGGGTAAAAATTGTAAAATGATTACCTCCATCCACAAATACAGCTTCATCCAGTTCTCGCGGTAGAGTCATGTAAAATTGTCTTAGCAAAAAAATATTAAAAACGCCTCCACCAAAAAACGAAGGTAATACCAATGGAACGTACGAATTAACCATGCCTAATGCCTGCCAACCAATAAACGACGGAATCAGCGTGACTGCAAACGGCAGCATCATGCTGCTTAACAATAGAGCAAATACCTTATCTCTTCCCTTCCATCTCATTCGCGCAAAGCTATAGGCAGAAATGGTACTCGACAGAAGTACACCCGCCAAAGTACCCGCAACGACGATAAATGTATTCACAAAATAGCGTCCAAACGATAACTCTTCAAACGGCTGAAAAAAATTCTCGAGTACAAAAGGCTCTGGAATCCATTTCGGCGGGATCAAAAAAATCTGACTTAAATCCATCATGGAGCTTCGCACCAGCCAATAAAAAGGAAACATACAAAACAGGGAGCCCACTATGAGAACTGTGTAGAGTAACACCCTGCTCCCACTCCAACCGTGTTTTTTCATCTTCATGCCCCCCCGCCTTCGTAATACACCCATTTTCGGGCTGTCTTGAACAGAAAGGCAGTGAATACCAAAACGACAATAAAGAGCACCCAAGCAATAGCACAGGCATAACCCATATTCGAAAAGGTAAATGCCTCGCGGAACAAATAAAAGGTATAAAACAAGCTGGAGTTATTGGGTCCGCCCTGAGTCATGACGTAAGGCTGAACAAACACTTGAAACCCACCGATGAAGCCCATAATCGTATTAAAAAAAATAGTGGGCGATGTCAATGGAATTGTAATATACATAAGCTTATGAAGAGCATTTCCACCGTCAATTTCAATGGCTTCATAATAATGTCTAGGTATATCTTGCAGGCCTGCCAGAAAAATAATCATGGTTCCTCCAACGGTCCACAAACTCATTAAAACCAGCGTAGGAACTACCGACCCTTCGCTATAGATCCACTGACTTTCGGGCAAATGCAACGCACGCAGCACCACATTTAGCAAGCCAAGATCCGGATCAAACAGCCACATCCAGATCATAGACGATGCTATGAGTGGCACAATGGTAGGGAGATAAAAAACAGTCCTGAAAAAAGCCAGACCCTTTACCTTTTGATTAAGTAATATCGCTAAAAAGAAAGCTACAATAATTTGCAGGGGCACACTTAGAAACACATAATAAAACGTAACCCCGAGTGATTTATAAAAAAATTGATCCGTACCGTCAAATAAGTGGACGTAATTATCCAGACCGATAAAATGGGCTTGTGAAGCAACCTTATAATCGGTAAGACTGAACCAGAGACTAGCGATCATCGGTCCCAGAACAAAAATGACAAAGCCGAGAATAGCAGGGGCGGCAAAAAGCCACCCCAACCCATTTTCCTTCTTACGAATAGAAGATAATGATTGCATTCTATCCCTCTCTTTCTGTCAAAACACTCACCCTATTCTTTTGGATACGTCCCCTTAAATTCCGCGTTGGCCTTTGCGGAAACCTCCCTAAATGCTTGCTCCACCGTTTTCTTGCCTAGCCATACCTGATCCAGCGCCGGGTTAATGATGGCATTGATTTTTTCCGAGTTTTTCAGATAATAGTCGTAAGAATTAACACCGTTATGCAGCGTTTGGTTCATGACAGCATCACGGTAACCATCGGCATGACCTGGTTTGACATCGGCCCATTTGCTAATCAAGTCTGGTTCGGTGTACCACTTTTTCATGACAGGCATCCACAATCCGCTGGAATGCATGTCAAGTCCGCTTTCAGCATCCAGCAAGAATTTATAAAACATCCATGCTTCTTTAGGATGTTTGGTTTTGGCAGAAATCACTTCCGGTTCGCCAAACAGGATCGTTTTGCTGCTCTTCAGTTTAGGTAACACGCCTACACCAAAATTCACCTTCGATTCTCCAAGATCCAATTGAACCCACTGTCCATCCAGATCCATCGCTACACGTTTACTTTGCAGTGCTACGGCCGGGGAAGGTATATTTTTGGACTGCGTCGGCGACGGTGCCACATGATAAACATTGATCAGATCAGCCATTTTCTGAACAGCTTCAATCACATCAGGGCTCTCAAGATTAAGCGAGTCCCCTTTGTCTGAAATGACACTTGCGTTATTGGAAGGCACAAGCAAATGCCACATCCATGTATCAAACCGAACTCCATACTGTTTAATGTTACTTGCATCGAAATTGGGACTGAGCGCATTATTTCCCGCTTTATCAATGGTGAGCTTTTGTGCTGTCTCTAAAAACTGCTCCCATGTCCAAGCCTCTTCAGCCTTTACTGGTGGCAAAGCAACACCAGCCTCATCAAACAAATCTTTATTGTAATAGAGGGCGAAAGCTTCCTCAGTTACCTTGACCCCTGCCACTTTGTCCTTATCCCAATAGATGACTGAATTAGGAATAAGACTTTCCTTCGTTAGCTCCTTATCCTCCTTCAAAAATTCATTTAAATTATATAGTTTGCCTTGTTCAGCCCATTGCAGAGCCTGTGCTTTATAAATGGGAAATACATCGGGTGCCTGATTGGCAGCAAACATCGTCGTTAATTTGGTTACGTAATCTCCGGGGATATGCATATAGTTGATTTTGATCCACGGATATTTCTCTGTAAATTTTTTAGCGATTTCCTGCTGAACCTTCTTTTCATTGGTGCTCCCCCAACTGGCATAGGTCAGTGTCACTTGCTCGTGACCCTGCAAATCAACTGGTTTGCTGCTGCTCTCATTTGAACTACAGGCTGACATAAGCCCAACGATCAAGCACATGCAGACGATCCATAATTTTCGTTTTAACATGAGTAACGCCCCCAAACCGGTTATTTTTTTATCTTTTCGTTTGTTGCTTCGTCACTAAATTTATTTTAGCAAACGCTTACATTTTTAAAAGTCGTACTCTCATTGGATTGGTGTCATTTGATTAGATCTATGAATTTCCCCGATGCGAATCTGGACGAATGCCCCCTTACCTGCTGGCGAGTGGAGCGTAACGCCATATTCCATTCCATATAATAGCCGTACTCTTCTGTCTACATTTTTAATGCCCGTTGATCTGATTTCTCCAGCTTGAATTCGGCGTATATGATCTTCCTGAATTCCTAATCCGTTATCCTCCACTTTAAAACACACCAATTGCTTCTCAATCCAGGCTGTGATTCTAATCAGACCTCCTGATTCCATTTCCGCGAAGCCGTGAATAATTGAATTCTCCACAAAAGGCTGCAAGAAAAGTTTGGGAACTTCCATTTGAAGCAAAATGGGATCAATATCATATTCCACCTTGAACTTGTCCTCAAAGCGATTCTGCATAATATAAATGTATTTTTCCAGCCAATTCAGATCGGTTTCCAAGCTCCATGTATCGTTTTTGTTTCGAGTAGTAATTTGCAGCATTTCCGCCAGACTAATGATCAATTGGCCCAGCTCCTGCTGTTGATGTTCTAACGCGATCCAATACATGGTCGTTAAGGTGTTATACAAAAAATGGGGATTAAGCTGTAAATTAAGTGCCATTAACTCCGACTCTTTGGCTCGTAGACGTGACTTGTAATTTTCCTCAATTAAATCTTTAATTTTTTCATTCATTTGATTAAATCGAATCACCAGATCTCCCAATTCATCATAGCCACGTACAGGAATTCGAATATCAAAATGTCCCTTCTCCATTACTTTCATCGCCTGTTTCATATCCGTGATGGGCTTACTGATATAAACAGACAGTAAATAAGCAAGAATAACAGCAACGAGCATCATAAAACCTAAAAAAAACACCGTGTAGGTGCGAATCGTTGACAGATGTCCCAATACATCTTCCATAGGTATGGCTATATAAGATACCCAGCCCGTCGTCTTCATGACTTCGTAAACCAGTAATATGCTTTGACCTTTAACGTTTACCATTTTCATCCCTTGTTCCGAAGTAATGGCATCCTTAAGCCAATCCGCCACGGGTTCCCCTACTTGTTGCTGTCTATCTGAACTCATGACCATCCCGTTTTTATCATGAATCATGCCATAGGATAGATGTGCAAATCCGCTACGGGCTGCGTAATCTTCAAAACCCCCTTTTAACAAGTCAGGACGAAAATTCAATATAAGTATAGGTTTTTCCTTTCCCTCCGGAAGCGTATGGAAGGTTCCTGCATCATCTAATGCAGTCAAATGGAGCTGCTTTACCACAGCAAATAAAGAACTAAACTCATAAGAGCCTCGTTTTAAATCCTGCTGATGGAATGTATCGGCATACGAATAAGCGGGAATCCATTGGGTAGCCCCCTCTGCTTCCACCGCCGTTGTTGCCAACGGAGAAGAATAGAACGGCTGAACAGGAATATACATCCGATCAGTGCTTCCATATGCATAATTTTGTGTCATAATTTGGGAAGCGTATACTTCCTCCATATTGCCAAAATATCTGTACAAAATTTTTGTAATGCTGCGATCAGCTCGTAACAGTGATGAAGAATCCGAAGTATCCACGTTCGTAATAGTTTGAAGAAGGTCATGATCGATTGGAATCATATCTACGGTTTTTTGAATAGCTGTCAGCTTGTTATCCAGCAACTGGTTATTACTACGCAGAACGCTTGTAACGCTATCTGTTACATTTGTAGTGATATTCCGTGCGCTCGTTTCAAAGTAAACGAAACCTAGGAGCAAAACGATAAAACCAGACAACAAAAAATAGGACAGCATCAATTTCGTACGAAAGCTACTGTCCAAAAATTTTTGATACATATATTTAACTTGGCGCATCGTATCTTCCTTTCACCTAACAATCAGTTGAATTTCCTACGGAATTCTTCCGGTGTGTGCAACGTTTTTTTTGAACACTTTAAAAAAGTACTTGATATCTTTATAACCAACTTGTCTGCTAATTTCTGCGACCTTGGCGTCTGTATGCAGCAGTAAGTGCTGAGCCTTTTGCATTCTGAGCTTCACCATATATTCCGTGAACGAGAGCCCAAAATAATTTTTGAACAGAATGCTAAAATAGGACGCATTATAGTGAAAGCGCCGGGCCACGATCTCCAGACTAAGGTCTTCATGTAGATGTGCATCTAGAAATTCCTTGCACTTTCTCATAATGGGATCGCCTTTGGAGCCGCTATGAAGCTCAAGAACCAGCTCTTTTAACCATGTTGCAACACCATCCTCAAGATTCCGAAGACAGGTGGCCTCTTCGACAGCTTTGTTCAAACGTTCCGAGAAACGTGAGTAGACTTCCTCACTCCACCCTATATTTAACCGTTGTAAACTAACCAACAGAAGGTGTACCAATTTTGCTTTAAGCGCTTCAGGTGCAGGATACCCTTGCGTCATTTGTCCAATGAAATTCTGCACCCGATCCAATAGCTGATCTGGCTCTCCATTAGAGATAGCGCTTTCAATAAATTTAATAAAGGCCATTTGTTCGTATGCGCTCATTTCTTGTACTGGCTGCTCATCATCTGAAATGACAAGGTTCAGACATCTGATGTGAGGTGTATAAAAGCGCATGGAGATTAGGCCGACGGCCTTTTCGTGAGATCGACTTATTTGCATTTCATCAAAATTAAAAGGCTGACCCCAAGCAAACCAGATTGAAATCGCTTGCTGTTGCTCCAAATTTTTCAGCCCAGCTTGAAGTGTTCTTTTGGCCTCCTTGCCTTCAGCCCTATCCTTCCAATTCACCACTGCAACCACATGGTCTTTATGGGTTTCAAGTGGAAACACGACAGAAGACGCCCAAGGCCGCAATATTTCAACAACCGTATTACGGAGCTGAGAATACCACATATGTATATCCTCCGGGTGCGCTGCCGATGCTCCCAACGCGAGAACT
This window contains:
- a CDS encoding ABC transporter substrate-binding protein encodes the protein MLKRKLWIVCMCLIVGLMSACSSNESSSKPVDLQGHEQVTLTYASWGSTNEKKVQQEIAKKFTEKYPWIKINYMHIPGDYVTKLTTMFAANQAPDVFPIYKAQALQWAEQGKLYNLNEFLKEDKELTKESLIPNSVIYWDKDKVAGVKVTEEAFALYYNKDLFDEAGVALPPVKAEEAWTWEQFLETAQKLTIDKAGNNALSPNFDASNIKQYGVRFDTWMWHLLVPSNNASVISDKGDSLNLESPDVIEAVQKMADLINVYHVAPSPTQSKNIPSPAVALQSKRVAMDLDGQWVQLDLGESKVNFGVGVLPKLKSSKTILFGEPEVISAKTKHPKEAWMFYKFLLDAESGLDMHSSGLWMPVMKKWYTEPDLISKWADVKPGHADGYRDAVMNQTLHNGVNSYDYYLKNSEKINAIINPALDQVWLGKKTVEQAFREVSAKANAEFKGTYPKE
- a CDS encoding histidine kinase; amino-acid sequence: MRQVKYMYQKFLDSSFRTKLMLSYFLLSGFIVLLLGFVYFETSARNITTNVTDSVTSVLRSNNQLLDNKLTAIQKTVDMIPIDHDLLQTITNVDTSDSSSLLRADRSITKILYRYFGNMEEVYASQIMTQNYAYGSTDRMYIPVQPFYSSPLATTAVEAEGATQWIPAYSYADTFHQQDLKRGSYEFSSLFAVVKQLHLTALDDAGTFHTLPEGKEKPILILNFRPDLLKGGFEDYAARSGFAHLSYGMIHDKNGMVMSSDRQQQVGEPVADWLKDAITSEQGMKMVNVKGQSILLVYEVMKTTGWVSYIAIPMEDVLGHLSTIRTYTVFFLGFMMLVAVILAYLLSVYISKPITDMKQAMKVMEKGHFDIRIPVRGYDELGDLVIRFNQMNEKIKDLIEENYKSRLRAKESELMALNLQLNPHFLYNTLTTMYWIALEHQQQELGQLIISLAEMLQITTRNKNDTWSLETDLNWLEKYIYIMQNRFEDKFKVEYDIDPILLQMEVPKLFLQPFVENSIIHGFAEMESGGLIRITAWIEKQLVCFKVEDNGLGIQEDHIRRIQAGEIRSTGIKNVDRRVRLLYGMEYGVTLHSPAGKGAFVQIRIGEIHRSNQMTPIQ
- a CDS encoding carbohydrate ABC transporter permease produces the protein MQSLSSIRKKENGLGWLFAAPAILGFVIFVLGPMIASLWFSLTDYKVASQAHFIGLDNYVHLFDGTDQFFYKSLGVTFYYVFLSVPLQIIVAFFLAILLNQKVKGLAFFRTVFYLPTIVPLIASSMIWMWLFDPDLGLLNVVLRALHLPESQWIYSEGSVVPTLVLMSLWTVGGTMIIFLAGLQDIPRHYYEAIEIDGGNALHKLMYITIPLTSPTIFFNTIMGFIGGFQVFVQPYVMTQGGPNNSSLFYTFYLFREAFTFSNMGYACAIAWVLFIVVLVFTAFLFKTARKWVYYEGGGA
- a CDS encoding response regulator — translated: MNSIPLGVLVVDDETRQRRGLAAMVRDLRPEYEVWEAKNGKDALTISLSKPIQIVFTDIQMPIMNGLEYLQQLRTFGQHETKVILVTVYQEFSYAQQAVRYGANDYLVKPVQSQQLIEVIQHMEKIIVEEQETLSGNQTALNQIEQSMPAFVEHLFSRCVTDKLQPNEKSLLKSHFGWHGVGEVLALGASAAHPEDIHMWYSQLRNTVVEILRPWASSVVFPLETHKDHVVAVVNWKDRAEGKEAKRTLQAGLKNLEQQQAISIWFAWGQPFNFDEMQISRSHEKAVGLISMRFYTPHIRCLNLVISDDEQPVQEMSAYEQMAFIKFIESAISNGEPDQLLDRVQNFIGQMTQGYPAPEALKAKLVHLLLVSLQRLNIGWSEEVYSRFSERLNKAVEEATCLRNLEDGVATWLKELVLELHSGSKGDPIMRKCKEFLDAHLHEDLSLEIVARRFHYNASYFSILFKNYFGLSFTEYMVKLRMQKAQHLLLHTDAKVAEISRQVGYKDIKYFFKVFKKNVAHTGRIP